A genome region from Gallus gallus isolate bGalGal1 chromosome 9, bGalGal1.mat.broiler.GRCg7b, whole genome shotgun sequence includes the following:
- the NCEH1 gene encoding neutral cholesterol ester hydrolase 1 isoform X2, with translation MAESLNAVVVSIEYRLVPEVCFPEQFHDALRATKHFLQPDVLAEYSVDPNRIAISGDSAGGNLAAAVCQQLSKDELLIVRPKLQALIYPVLQAFDFNTPSYQQNMNMPVLPRYVMINYWIDYFNGNYDLAHSLLINNHTALDVHQALTFRGRLNWTSLLPSSFKKNYKPVVQTTGNAEIIQEIPALLDVRAVPLLAENETLQLQPKTYILTCENDVLRDDGVMYAKRLENAGVEVTLDHFDDCFHGCMIFTIWPTDFSAGVQTRNSYIKWLDENL, from the exons ATGGCTGAGTCTCTCAATGCTGTGGTTGTCTCAATTGA ATACAGGCTGGTACCAGAGGTGTGCTTCCCTGAGCAATTCCACGATGCTCTTCGTGCTACAAAGCATTTCTTGCAGCCTGATGTCTTAGCTGAGTATTCAGTTGACCCAAATCGAATTGCAATTTCTGGCGATAGTGCAGGAGGAaatttggctgctgctgtgtgtcagcag CTTAGCAAAGATGAGCTTTTGATCGTCAGACCAAAACTGCAGGCATTAATTTACCCAGTCCTTCAGGCATTTGACTTCAATACACCTTCCTATCAGCAGAACATGAATATGCCTGTTCTTCCTCGTTATGTCATGATTAACTACTGGATAGACTATTTCAATGGTAATTATGACTTGGCTCACTCACTGCTGATTAACAACCACACTGCTCTTGATGTACATCAAGCTCTGACTTTCAGAGGACGTCTGAACTGGACATCTCTACTGCCCTCATCGTTCAAAAAGAACTACAAGCCTGTAGTACAAACCACAGGCAATGCTGAAATAATCCAGGAGATACCAGCACTGCTTGATGTGCGAGCAGTCCCGCTGCTTGCAGAAAATGAGactttgcagctgcagccaaagaCTTATATCCTGACTTGTGAGAACGACGTCCTGAGAGATGATGGGGTGATGTATGCCAAGAGGCTGGAGAATGCTGGTGTGGAAGTCACACTTGATCACTTCGATGACTGCTTTCATGGCTGTATGATATTCACAATTTGGCCTACTGATTTCTCTGCAGGAGTTCAGACCAGAAACAGCTATATAAAGTGGCTGGATGAAAACCTCTGA
- the NCEH1 gene encoding neutral cholesterol ester hydrolase 1 isoform X1, with translation MRAAWVLLAALAALAAYYIYLPLPGTVSDSWKLMLLDATFRAVQQTCHLIHYLRLSHHLIVLNYLICTFDKLKSVSSEPINITDVVFDGVEVRVFEPPAKQDEPLKRSVVYIHGGGWALASARTSLYNNLCRIMAESLNAVVVSIEYRLVPEVCFPEQFHDALRATKHFLQPDVLAEYSVDPNRIAISGDSAGGNLAAAVCQQLSKDELLIVRPKLQALIYPVLQAFDFNTPSYQQNMNMPVLPRYVMINYWIDYFNGNYDLAHSLLINNHTALDVHQALTFRGRLNWTSLLPSSFKKNYKPVVQTTGNAEIIQEIPALLDVRAVPLLAENETLQLQPKTYILTCENDVLRDDGVMYAKRLENAGVEVTLDHFDDCFHGCMIFTIWPTDFSAGVQTRNSYIKWLDENL, from the exons ATGCGGGCcgcctgggtgctgctggcgGCGCTGGCCGCCCTGGCCGCCTATTACATCTACCTGCCGCTGCCCGGCACCGTGTCGGACTCGTGGAAGCTGATGCTGTTGGATGCCACCTTCCGGGCGGTGCAGCAGACG tGTCACTTGATTCACTACCTGAGACTCAGCCATCACTTGATAGTTCTGAATTATTTGATTTGTACATTTGACAAGCTGAAGTCTGTCTCTTCTGAACCCATTAACATAACGGATGTTGTTTTCGATGGTGTGGAAGTCAGAGTGTTTGAACCTCCTGCAAAGCAAGATGAACCACTGAAGCGCAGTGTTGTTTACATCCATGGAGGCGGCTGGGCCTTGGCAAGTGCAA GAACGAGCCTTTATAACAACCTCTGCAGAATCATGGCTGAGTCTCTCAATGCTGTGGTTGTCTCAATTGA ATACAGGCTGGTACCAGAGGTGTGCTTCCCTGAGCAATTCCACGATGCTCTTCGTGCTACAAAGCATTTCTTGCAGCCTGATGTCTTAGCTGAGTATTCAGTTGACCCAAATCGAATTGCAATTTCTGGCGATAGTGCAGGAGGAaatttggctgctgctgtgtgtcagcag CTTAGCAAAGATGAGCTTTTGATCGTCAGACCAAAACTGCAGGCATTAATTTACCCAGTCCTTCAGGCATTTGACTTCAATACACCTTCCTATCAGCAGAACATGAATATGCCTGTTCTTCCTCGTTATGTCATGATTAACTACTGGATAGACTATTTCAATGGTAATTATGACTTGGCTCACTCACTGCTGATTAACAACCACACTGCTCTTGATGTACATCAAGCTCTGACTTTCAGAGGACGTCTGAACTGGACATCTCTACTGCCCTCATCGTTCAAAAAGAACTACAAGCCTGTAGTACAAACCACAGGCAATGCTGAAATAATCCAGGAGATACCAGCACTGCTTGATGTGCGAGCAGTCCCGCTGCTTGCAGAAAATGAGactttgcagctgcagccaaagaCTTATATCCTGACTTGTGAGAACGACGTCCTGAGAGATGATGGGGTGATGTATGCCAAGAGGCTGGAGAATGCTGGTGTGGAAGTCACACTTGATCACTTCGATGACTGCTTTCATGGCTGTATGATATTCACAATTTGGCCTACTGATTTCTCTGCAGGAGTTCAGACCAGAAACAGCTATATAAAGTGGCTGGATGAAAACCTCTGA